The following coding sequences lie in one Asterias amurensis chromosome 18, ASM3211899v1 genomic window:
- the LOC139950739 gene encoding uncharacterized protein isoform X2, translated as MSQPSLKQWYEDRKRLKVVYDHSRAKPVERKNKIKKSRQAAFKSALAERTKPSGQHQYTKTNTSDSSLGKEQCGAQANRAEASSYRNKDTHHMIQIFIKTPINPKTLCLRLDHKTTVSDLKDTIHRKLAIRPALQNLYTNNKRFKLCDALTLLDLGIKPETNIDLTLAEGLLGGAPTLNETLLRTLAVGLRKDWQQLAVELKFRPAEISKSESLAGKVQAHHMLVSWLSAQADDGEAVERLRSALVQIGRQDLAARIPGYAPTAPRAGSKRQSPEHQSTSDGSGINEMLGVVAENIGEDWMQLGTSLGIKAAQIDTYPIDHPNDVKEQIYQMLRDWVGKQTSQMEAEEGLIETLLKLGRADIVQELPGCANTSQGASKIDEVHCKQLKEHQSITDASGIGEKKLGDLAEHIGKDWKRLGISLGIKAAKIDKYQLDYPSDLNQQVFWMLLDWCRHDPEAAEDGLKEALKEIGRTDILKILGEMELPSKALVETLVSHYKETLKVNTHPTAKHLARDMDQLYVSLELLQETNQPDKPLILQSGSVKGKHETDHTMHIDIKGEHETDKTHIEYKKIPLKSYEDILSLDKNRIIITAESGYGKSTLLKKIAYDWAVLQSDTQSTRQKQVAPLSKYELVFLLDINKMEAKFNITDEISSQILPQNEFGKKSFENYMTKNPEKVLILLDGADEISFERLQNANEDFSVYNVLSFKSLKRCKVIVTSRQSTALKLLTCNPDFTRVNINGFDDKNKKEYIRKFFSNHDAQHHDHVLSEINKSETLRILGEIPLFLWLMCSSLTHADCRLPDRITELLNDATSMIHRQKMSKDWTSDNPKKITENGFNELMFKLGQVALERLVLKGQGQNSFTVSEFDSEELVTKGCEVGLLTRVKVMRGIEEVEQVHFYHMIFMQFCCSVYLSGMAESNPDKFNEYMSQLIDGDVERTGYLIRFCSGRNRKAAQCIIGLTGKRLSVYNKNTPVECERYVCLHRIMMLALFEAKLGSTVKTLAMDEWVRFPYKLKGEDLLAAHYFIKNLSERSSLRHVSDITIACQGTTDLVLLKQIMASTRCDLSLQVVGVNMNDKIHQLKSISAFVTSLTVKDCQLSSVSVPQLFKLFQSTTKVKKVCLVGNDLHGLKSDHIPHISSLEVLILDRCKLTKDDIGPVLSIVAVAGSVTALVLKDNDLHGIKGYQITAVSSLNVLFLNACGLKSDDIGSVFSIVAAAGSVTTLILKDNDLGGIKGDQISPVSSLKELHLYACGIQSDDIGSVFSIVAAAGSVTTLVLKDNDLRGIKGDQTIPVSSLKELKIFSCGIQSDDIGSVFSIVAAAGSVTTLVLKDNDLGGIKGDQTTPVSSLKELKIFSCGIQSDDIGSVFSIVAAAGSVTTLVIEDNDLHGIKGDQITAVSSLNVLFLNACGLKSDDIGSVFSTVAAAGSVTTLVLKDNDLGGIKGDQITPVSSLKELHLYACGIQSDDIGSVFSIVAAAGSVTTLVLKDNDLHGIKGDQITPVSSLKELHLYACGIQSDDIGSVFSIVAAAGSVTTLVLKDNDLHGIKGDQITPVSSLKELHLYACGIQSDDIGSVFSIVAAAGSVKTLVLKDNDLHGIKGDQITPVSSLKELKIFSCGIQSDDIGSVFSIVAAAGSVTTLVLKDNDLGGIKGDQTTPVSSLKELHLYACGIQSDDIGSVFSIVAAAGSVTTLVLKDNDLGGIKGDQITPVSSLKELKIFSCGIQSDDIGSVFSIVAAAGSVTTLVLKDNDLGGIKGDQTTPVSSLKELKICSCGIQSDDIESVFSIVAAAGSVTTLVIEDNDLHDIKGDQITAVSSLNVLFLNACGLKSDDIGSVFSIVAAAGSVTTLVLKDNDLGGIKGDQITPVSSLKEFHLYACGIQSDDIGSVFSIVAAAGSVTTLVLKDNDLGGIKGDQTTPVSSLKELKIFSCGIQSDDIGSVFSIVAAAGSVTTLVIEDYDLHGIKGDQITAVSSLNVLFLNACGLKSDDIGSVFSIVAAAGSVTTLVLKDNDLGGIKGDQITAVSSLNVLFLNACGLKSDDIGSVFSIVAAAGSVTTLVLKDNDLGGIKGDQINPVSSLKELHLYACGIQSDDIGSVFSIVAAAGSVTTLVLKDNDLHGIKGDQITPVSSLKEFKIFSCGIQSDDIGSVFSIVAAAGSVTTLVLKDNDLGGIKGDQTTPVSSLKELHLYACGIQSDDIGSVFSIVAAAGSVTTLVLKDNDLNGIKGDQITPVSSLKELKIFSCGIQSDDIGSVFSIVAAAGSVTTLVLKDNDLGGIKGDQTTPVSSLKELHLYACGIQSDDIGSVFSIVAAVGSVTTLVLNDNDLHGIKGDQISPVSSLNELHLVKCDIQSDDIGSVFSIVAAAGSVTTLVLKDNDLSGIKGDQTTPVSSLKELHLYACGIQSDDIGSVFSIVAAAGSVTTLVLKDNDLHGIKWDQITPVSSLKELKIFSCGIQSDDIGSVFSIVAAAGSVTTLVLKDNDLGGIKGDQTTPVSSLMELHLYACGIQSDDIGSVFSIVAAAGSVTTLVLEDNDLHGIKGDRITAVSSLNVLFLNACGLQSDDIGSVFSIVAAAGSVTTLVLEDNNLHGIKGDQITPVSSLKELHLYACGIQSDDIGSVFSIVAAAGSVTTLVLKDNDLHGIKGDQITPVSSLKELHLYACGIQSDDIGSVFSIVAAAGSVKTLVLKDNDLHGIKGDQITPVSSLKELKIFSCGIQSDDIGSVFSIVAAVASVTTLVLKDNDLHGIKGDQITPVSSLNELHLVKCDIQSDDIGSVFSIVAAAGSVTKLVLMYNDLHGIKGDQIHEIVAVSSLKYLGLPDCGLQNDDFRALSLALNMRISGSALLRPMATHSKTQHSPHTPKRYKKYDIP; from the exons ATGTCCCAGCCATCTTTAAAACAGTGGTATGAAGACCGGAAGAGGTTAAAAGTCGTCTATGATCATTCCAGGGCAAAACCAgtagagagaaaaaacaaaatcaagaagaGTAGACAGGCGGCTTTTAAGTCTGCATTAGCAGAGAGGACAAAGCCATCGGGACAGCATCAATACACCAAGACAAACACGTCAGATTCATCATTGGGCAAAGAACAATGCGGAGCACAAGCAAACAG AGCCGAAGCCTCATCTTATAGAAACAAAGACACTCATCACATGATACAGATCTTTATCAAGACGCCCATCAACCCCAAAACCCTCTGTCTACGACTCGATCATAAAACAACCGTCTCTGACCTGAAAGACACCATTCACAGGAAGTTGGCCATTCGTCCTGCATTGCAAAATCTGTACACAAACAACAAAAGGTTCAAG TTGTGTGACGCTTTGACTCTTCTTGATCTTGGCATTAAACCGGAGACAAACATTGATTTAACACTAGCAGAAGGATTGCTTGGTGGCGCCCCAACAC TCAACGAGACACTCCTACGAACTTTAGCGGTAGGCCTCCGCAAGGACTGGCAGCAACTCGCAGTCGAGCTTAAGTTCAGACCAGCAGAGATTAGCAAGTCTGAAAGCCTTGCTGGGAAAGTACAGGCCCATCATATGTTAGTTTCTTGGTTGAGTGCGCAAGCTGATGACGGAGAAGCGGTGGAACGATTGAGAAGTGCTTTGGTTCAAATAGGTCGTCAAGATTTAGCTGCAAGGATCCCAG GTTATGCACCCACAGCCCCAAGAGCAGGTAGCAAGAGGCAGTCACCGGAACATCAGTCAACATCCGATGGATCAGGTATTAATGAGATGTTAGGAGTAGTAGCTGAGAATATTGGAGAAGATTGGATGCAACTCGGCACTTCGTTGGGCATTAAAGCTGCACAGATTGACACATATCCAATTGACCATCCAAATGACGTCAAAGAACAGATCTATCAAATGCTGCGTGATTGGGTCGGGAAACAAACAAGCCAAATGGAGGCTGAAGAAGGGTTGATCGAGACGCTTCTCAAACTCGGCCGTGCTGACATTGTTCAAGAGTTACCAG GTTGTGCAAACACATCCCAAGGAGCAAGTAAGATAGACGAAGTTCACTGCAAGCAACTAAAGGAACACCAGTCAATAACCGATGCATCAGGTATTGGTGAGAAGAAGTTAGGAGATCTTGCTGAGCATATTGGAAAAGATTGGAAGCGACTAGGCATTTCTTTGGGTATTAAAGCTGCAAAGATTGACAAATACCAACTCGATTATCCCAGTGACCTCAATCAACAAGTCTTTTGGATGCTACTAGATTGGTGCAGACATGACCCAGAGGCGGCTGAAGATGGATTGAAAGAGGCGCTTAAAGAAATCGGCCGTACTGACATTCTCAAAATATTAG GTGAGATGGAGCTGCCCTCCAAAGCGTTGGTTGAGACTTTGGTGAGTCATTACAAGGAGACGCTGAAAGTGAACACACATCCTACAGCTAAGCATCTAGCTCGTGATATGGATCAACTTTATGTAAGTTTAGAACTTTTGCAAGAAACCAACCAACCTGATAAGCCACTCATATTGCAGTCTGGCTCAGTTAAGGGAAAACATGAAACAGATCACACAATGCACATTGACATTAAAGGCGAACACGAGACCGATAAAACACACATAGAGTATAAGAAAATTCCACTCAAGTCATACGAAGACATCCTCAGCTTGGATAAGAACAGAATCATAATCACTGCTGAAAGTGGGTATGGTAAATCAACGCTACTAAAAAAGATAGCTTATGACTGGGCTGTTTTACAGAGTGATACTCAATCGACCCGCCAAAAACAAGTGGCGCCTCTGTCAAAGTATGAACTCGTATTTTTGTTGGACATCAACAAAATGGAGGCAAAGTTTAACATTACGGATGAAATATCTTCTCAAATATTGCCTCAAAACGAATTTGGGAAGAAGAGTTTTGAAAATTACATGACAAAAAACCCAGAGAAAGTGCTCATCCTTCTTGATGGAGCAGATGAAATCTCATTCGAGAGACTACAAAATGCAAACGAAGACTTCAGTGTTTACAACGTCCTTTCATTCAAGTCGCTTAAACGTTGTAAGGTAATTGTAACAAGTCGTCAATCTACGGCCCTTAAGTTACTGACTTGCAATCCAGATTTCACACGAGTAAATATAAATGGGTTCGATGACAAAAATAAGAAAGAATATATCCGCAAATTTTTTAGCAACCATGATGCCCAACATCATGATCATGTACTTTCTGAAATAAATAAGTCGGAAACATTACGCATTTTAGGGGAGATTCCTCTGTTTCTTTGGCTGATGTGTTCGTCATTAACTCATGCCGACTGTCGACTACCTGACAGGATTACAGAACTTCTTAATGACGCAACCAGCATGATCCATAGGCAAAAGATGAGCAAAGATTGGACATCAGACAACCCTAAGAAAATAACCGAAAATGGGTTTAATGAGCTGATGTTTAAACTTGGGCAAGTTGCACTTGAACGTTTGGTGTTAAAAGGCCAAGGACAAAATTCCTTCACTGTTTCAGAGTTTGATTCAGAGGAACTTGTCACTAAGGGTTGTGAAGTCGGCTTGCTGACCCGAGTTAAAGTCATGCGCGGTATAGAAGAGGTTGAACAAGTCCACTTCTACCACATGATATTCATGCAGTTTTGTTGTTCTGTTTACCTTTCTGGTATGGCAGAGTCAAATCCTGATAAGTTCAATGAGTACATGTCGCAATTGATAGACGGCGACGTAGAAAGAACTGGGTACTTAATCCGTTTCTGCAGCGGGAGAAACAGAAAAGCTGCACAATGTATTATAGGACTGACCGGAAAGCGTCTTTCAGTTTACAATAAAAACACTCCTGTTGAGTGTGAGAGGTATGTATGTTTACATAGGATAATGATGCTGGCTTTGTTTGAAGCCAAGCTTGGTTCGACTGTAAAAACCCTCGCGATGGATGAGTGGGTAAGATTCCCATATAAGCTGAAAGGAGAAGACCTCTTAGCTGCAcattatttcattaaaaaccTATCGGAACGATCCAGTCTTCGCCATGTTTCAGATATAACGATAGCGTGTCAAGGAACAACCGACTTAGTTCTGCTAAAACAAATAATGGCTAGCACCAGGTGTGATTTATCATTACAAGTAGTTGGAGTCAATATGAACGACAAGATTCATCAACTCAAAAGCATTTCTGCATTTGTAACATCACTCACGGTAAAAGATTGTCAGTTAAGCAGTGTCTCTGTTCCTCAACTTTTCAAGTTATTTCAATCAACTACCAAAGTGAAGAAAGTGTGCTTGGTGGGAAACGACTTGCACGGTTTAAAATCAGACCACATACCTCACATTTCGTCCTTAGAGGTCTTGATTTTGGATAGATGTAAGCTTACGAAGGATGACATTGGGCCAGTTTTGTCCATTGTGGCTgttgcaggtagtgtaacggcacttgttctaaaggataacgatctccatggtattaaggggtaCCAGATTACTGCTGTTTCTTccctgaatgttttgtttctaaaCGCTTGTGGCTtaaagagtgatgatattgggtcagttttctccatcgtggctgctgcaggtagtgtaacgacacttaTTCTAAAAGATAACGATCTCggtggtattaagggggaccagataagtCCTGTTTCTTCattgaaggaattgcatctatacgcgtgtggtatacagagtgatgatattgggtcagttttctccatcgtggctgctgcaggtagtgtaacgacacttgttctaaaggataacgatctccgtggtattaagggggaccagacaATTCCTGTTTCTTCATTGAAGGAATTGAAGATTTTCtcgtgtggtatacagagtgatgatattgggtcagttttctccatcgtggctgctgcaggtagtgtaacgacacttgttctaaaggataacgatctcggtggtattaagggggaccagacaactcctgtttcttccttgaaggaattgaAGATTTTCtcgtgtggtatacagagtgatgatattgggtcagttttctccatcgtggctgctgcaggtagtgtaacgacacttgttatagaggataacgatctccatggtattaagggggaccagattactgctgtttcttccttgaatgttttgtttctaaaCGCTTGTGGCTtaaagagtgatgatattgggtcagttttctccaccgtggctgctgcaggtagtgtaacgacacttgttctaaaggataacgatctcggtggtattaagggggaccagataactccagtttcttccttgaaagaattgcatctatacgcgtgtggtatacagagtgatgatattgggtcagttttctccatcgtggctgctgcgggtagtgtaacgacacttgttctaaaggataacgatcttcatggtattaagggggaccagataactccagtttcttccttgaaggaattgcatctatacgcgtgtggtatacagagtgatgatattgggtcagttttctccatcgtggctgctgcaggtagtgtaacgacacttgttctaaaggataacgatcttcatggtattaagggggaccagataactccagtttcttccttgaaagaattgcatctatacgcgtgtggtatacagagtgatgatattgggtcagttttctccatcgtggctgctgcaggtagtgtaaagacacttgttctaaaggataacgatctccatggtattaagggggaccagataactcctGTTTCTTCATTGAAGGAATTGAAGATTTTCtcgtgtggtatacagagtgatgatattgggtcagttttctccatcgtggctgctgcaggtagtgtaacgacacttgttctaaaggataacgatctcggtggtattaagggggaccagacaactccagtttcttccttgaaggaattgcatctatacgcgtgtggtatacagagtgatgatattgggtcagttttctccatcgtggctgctgcaggtagtgtaacgacacttgttctaaaggataacgatctcggtggtattaagggggaccagataactcctGTTTCTTCATTGAAGGAATTGAAGATTTTCtcgtgtggtatacagagtgatgatattgggtcagttttctccatcgtggctgctgcaggtagtgtaacgacacttgttctaaaggataacgatctcggtggtattaagggggaccagacaACTCCTGTTTCTTCATTGAAGGAATTGAAGATTTGCtcgtgtggtatacagagtgatgatattgagtcagttttctccatcgtggctgctgcaggtagtgtaacgacacttgttatagaggataacgatctccatgatattaagggggaccagattactgctgtttcttccttgaatgttttgtttctaaaCGCTTGTGGCTtaaagagtgatgatattgggtcagttttctccatcgtggctgctgcaggtagtgtaacgacacttgttctaaaggataacgatctcggtggtattaagggggaccagataactccagtttcttccttgaaggaattccatctatacgcgtgtggtatacagagtgatgatattgggtcagttttctccatcgtggctgctgcaggtagtgttacgacacttgttctaaaggataacgatctcggtggtattaagggggaccagacaACTCCTGTTTCTTCATTGAAGGAATTGAAGATTTTCtcgtgtggtatacagagtgatgatattgggtcagttttctccatcgtggctgctgcaggtagtgtaacgacacttgttATAGAGGAttacgatctccatggtattaagggggaccagattactgctgtttcttccttgaatgttttgtttctaaaCGCTTGTGGCTtaaagagtgatgatattgggtcagttttctccatcgtggctgctgcaggtagtgtaacgacacttgttctaaaggataacgatctcggtggtattaagggggaccagattaCTGCTGTTTCTTccctgaatgttttgtttctaaaCGCTTGTGGCTtaaagagtgatgatattgggtcagttttctccatcgtggctgctgcaggtagtgtaacgacacttgttctaaaggataacgatctcggtggtattaagggggaccagataaatccggtttcttccttgaaggaattgcatctatacgcgtgtggtatacagagtgatgatattgggtcagttttctccatcgtggctgctgcaggtagtgtaacgacacttgttctaaaggataacgatctccatggtattaagggggaccagataactcctGTTTCTTCATTGAAGGAATTTAAGATTTTCtcgtgtggtatacagagtgatgatattgggtcagttttctccatcgtggctgctgcaggtagtgtaacgacacttgttctaaaggataacgatctcggtggtattaagggggaccagacaactccagtttcttccttgaaggaattgcatctatacgcgtgtggtatacagagtgatgatattgggtcagttttctccatcgtggctgctgcaggtagtgtaacgacacttgttctaaaggataacgatctcaatggtattaagggggaccagataactcctGTTTCGTCATTGAAGGAATTGAAGATTTTCtcgtgtggtatacagagtgatgatattgggtcagttttctccatcgtggctgctgcaggtagtgtaacgacacttgttctaaaggataacgatctcggtggtattaagggggaccagacaactccagtttcttccttgaaggaattgcatctatacgcgtgtggtatacagagtgatgatattgggtcagttttctccatcgtggctgctgtaggtagtgtaacgacacttgttctaaatgataacgatctccatggtattaagggggaccagataagtcctgtttcttccttgaatgaATTGCACCTAGTGAAGTGTgatatacagagtgatgatattgggtcagttttctccatcgtggctgctgcaggtagtgtaacgacacttgttctaaaggataacgatctcagtggtattaagggggaccagacaactccagtttcttccttgaaggaattgcatctatacgcgtgtggtatacagagtgatgatattgggtcagttttctccatcgtggctgctgcaggtagtgtaacgacacttgttctaaaggataacgatctccatggtattaagtgGGACCAGATAACTCCTGTTTCTTCATTGAAGGAATTGAAGATTTTCtcgtgtggtatacagagtgatgatattgggtcagttttctccatcgtggctgctgcaggtagtgtaacgacacttgttctaaaggataacgatctcggtggtattaagggggaccagacaactccagtttcttccttgatggaattgcatctatacgcgtgtggtatacagagtgatgatattgggtcagttttctccatcgtggctgctgcaggtagtgtaacgacacttgttctagaggataacgatctccatggtattaagggggaccggATTACtgctgtttcttccttgaatgttttgtttctaaaCGCTTGTGGcttacagagtgatgatattgggtcagttttctccatcgtggctgctgcaggtagtgtaacgacacttgttctaGAGGATAAcaatctccatggtattaagggggaccagataactccagtttcttccttgaaggaattgcatctatacgcgtgtggtatacagagtgatgatattgggtcagttttctccatcgtggctgctgcaggtagtgtaacgacacttgttctaaaggataacgatcttcatggtattaagggggaccagataactccagtttcttccttgaaggaattgcatctatacgcgtgtggtatacagagtgatgatattgggtcagttttctccatcgtggctgctgcaggtagtgtaaagacacttgttctaaaggataacgatctccatggtattaagggggaccagataactcctGTTTCTTCATTGAAGGAATTGAAGATTTTCtcgtgtggtatacagagtgatgatattgggtcagttttctccatcgtggctgctgtaGCTAGTGTTACGACACTTGTtctaaaggataacgatctccatggtattaagggggaccagataactcctgtttcttccttgaatgaATTGCACCTAGTGAAGTGTgatatacagagtgatgatattgggtcagttttctccatcgtggctgctgcaggtagtgttaCGAAACTTGTTCTAATGTATAACgacctccatggtattaagggggaccagatacaTGAGATAGTAGCTGTTTCTTCCCTGAAGTACTTGGGTTTGCCTGATTGTGGTCTGCAGAATGATGACTTTAGGGCACTTTCTCTGGCCCTGAATATGCGAATCAGTGGTTCCGCACTTTTAAGACCAATGGCCACTCACTCCAAAACTCAACATTCTCCACACACTCCAAAAAGGTACAAGAAATATGACATTCCGTAA